The segment AGGAATGAGTGTTCGTTATAGGGGATAGGATCCATCTGCTCTCTCTCTATTTTCTTTGATGCAATTTAGAGAGAAAGAGCAGTGCGaactaaaaaaaaagataatcgGGAGATGAAAAAGATACATAGACATCTAAAGTAAAGGGATGTATATATTATTCCTATATATATCATCTATCTATGAAAAAAGTAAACAGAGTTCGTTTTTGGGTTCCCCGAAGCCCCGAATGGATTGGATCGTTTCTGCTTCTGCCAACGAAATGAAGGCCTCGCCCCTTCCGAATGCTTCTCCGATCCTGAACGCGAAGAGAATAAGATGCTGCTCCCCCTCCCTCTGTCTTTTTCCGCTTTGCTAATCTTCCCCTCTAacgcgggccgggccgggcttaGGCGGGCGCGGGAGGAAGAAAGAAAGTCGAAGAGCGTCTTCTCCTTTGTCCTTTTTTCAGTGCAACACAGGAAAGCACCCTCTTTTTGTAATCTCTGCAGCTTCCCAGAGGCTTTTTTTTGTATTGAACGCATGGCGTAGCTAGGACCCCCCCAATCATGTTTGAGCCTATGTTCACCCGGGGCTCAAAAAGGAGAATTCCGGAATGCCTGCCGACGTTCAGATAAGGTGCATATCCCTTACCACTAAAGGAAAGGCTCGACGAAGGGGGGGATATTAAAAGGGTAAGGAAAACGCTTTCGGAGATTGAGATGTCGATTTGTTTTTCATCGAAAAGGAAGAAGGCCGAGGGGATAGCAGCCTTCCTTCGGGCTTTGCCTGCCGACGTTCTAATAAAGAATTCCGGCTCGGCCCGGGAAAGCGCTGGCAACAACATAAAGAAAGGGGTCCATGTAGCTGCTGCGCCCGCCCACTGAGCAGCAGGTTCGGCATCTACTACAAAAGAGAGAATCCACTTCAGATAACCACGTCTCTGCTAGGCAGCGTGTGGAATGGCCGAGAGCGGACCAAATGGATATATAATCCAAGCCGAGAGTGGAGTTACGTGAACAGCCGTCTGATGGAAAACAACTTTCACGTTCGGTTCAGAGAGCACTTTTTTCGTTGAGAATAAGTCCTTCCCTTTTGTGTGAATTCCCCAGCGGCGAATTAACAACTTGTGGGGCCCTATCTATTCAATCTCTCGAGCCCCAAGAAAACCCCCCTCTCCCTCGGACTCAATCTCTCTTTTGACTCTATATATGTGGGCACCTGATATCTATGAGGGTTCACCCACCCCGGTGACAGCATTCCTTTCTATTGCGCCTAAAATCTCTATTTCTGCAAATATGTCACGTGTTTCTATTGTTGCTTCCTATGGGGGTACATTACAACAAATCTTCTTTTTCTGCAGCATTGCTTCTATGATCTTAGGAGCACTGGCCGCCATGGCCCAAACGAAAGTCAAAAGACCTCTAGCTCATAGTTCGATTGGACATGTAGGTTATATTCGTACTGGTTTCTCATGTGGAACCATAGAAGGAATTCAATCACTACTAATTGGTATATTTATTTATGCATCAATGACGATAGATGCATTCGCCATAGTTCCAGCATTACGGCAAACCCGTGTCAAATATATAGCGGATTTGGGCGCTCTAGCCAAAACGAATCCTATTTTGGCTATGACCTTCTCCATTACAATGTTCTCATACGCAGGAATACCCCCGTTAGCCGGCTTTTGTAGCAAATTCTATTTGTTCTTCGCCGCTTTGGGTTGTGGGGCTTACTTCCTAGCCCCAGTGGGAGTAGTGACTAGCGTTATAGGTCGTTGGGCGGCCGGAAGGTTGCCATGAGTAAGGTTGGGAGACCGAAGGCTGTTTTCCGTGCACCGGACACGTAGCTTACCGAATCAGTTGCAACACAGATGGGAATGCATGCTACGAAAGACAGGGTCGAGTCTGATACATCAACCGTCGACTCCATATCCTTGTACGAGTCCACAATCACTACACGAGATGAACCTGGGTTTGGTGAATGGAAGTTGGCCTTAGGTGTAATAGGACTCCCAGTTACTGCGCGCGATCGTATACTGAGGTGCTCCCCGTCGGTTGTTGGAACGACGCGAGCCGGGCCGCGGGCCTCGATTCCTTTCATAAAGATGAAGGGACAGAGGTGACTAATTCCCCATCTCATTTGGGGCGGAAAACGAATCGACATCTCGATGTGATACAGCCCTTTCCATTTTCGTTGGGAAAGAACGGCGAAGTCCATCCGAACCCTCCAATGAAGAAATAAGAGGAGAGCAAAGCGCCAATGGCGCGCGAAGCGCATGCGGAAGGGGCACGGAGAAATAAAGAAGTGTGGAGGAGAAGCAGCCGAGCTCATTCCCTTCGCTTCCTGGGCCCAAAGCAGTGCTTTGTTTCCTGGCCAAATCAAGGATTTGGGGCTGATTGCAAAAGATATCTGAATAGAAAGATAGATCCATCCATCTATCCAGATATCTAAAAAAGAATCtatttttatttcatgaaaCCTTTGATTCAAAGAACAGCGCTTAGCCCCCCCGCTCATGAAACGGCTCTGCTGCAATGGATGGCAGAGGGTCCGTAGTACCCGAAGCACTGGAGTGATCCAGTAGCCGGGAAGGGGCCTAGAAGTGCCTACTACTACACCACACTACACTTGGCTCTACACATTTACAGAGCTTACCCCTGTCCAGTGTCTGGCAGAACGTTGGGGGCTTCAATCGTCGACTCGTTATCCCCATCTCAGCCCAGGCTAACGGAGCCTGACTTATTCAGGGGAGAGAGTGGAGCCTATCGAAGCACTCTTGAGAGTAAGATCCTTGGCTCCTCTTCATTCTCTACAGGGGTCTCTGCCCACATGGAAGCGGGGCAGAGATGGATAAGATCAAACACGGGAATAAGAAGCAATGCCTTTTTGATCATTTTGATAGAGGGGGATGGATAAAGTGGGCAAAACAGACTCACATTTTTCAATCGAAAAGATGGGTTCCTTTTTCGTCTCGACAAAGAAAGAATCATCTTGAAAACGCTCCTAACCCCTTCGTAGGGCCGTGTATAGTAAGTGATCCGAACCTGCCCGGAGCGAGCCCCCCTTAGAGGCAAGTGAAGTTGGTGAGCCGTATGATGGGCAACTATCTCCTGCGGTTCGGAGAGGACTCAGCTGTTAGTTAGTACCCCCTTGGTTTCGGGGTGGACCCTTTCACTCTATTTTATTATATACGCTTAGCGAAAAGAATGTTTTTTGATAGACCTAGGACATGGATTCTATATGAACCAATGGATCGTGACAAGTCGTTACTACTAGCAATGACTTCCTCTTTCATTACTTCATCCTTTCCATATCCCTCTCCCTTGTTCGATCTTACTCATCAAATGGCACTCAGTTCATATCTGTAAATTCGATCATTTACAAGGTTCAAAGAAAGGGTGGACTGCTGGTAAGCACTAATTCTCTGCATTTCCGTgattcaaaaacaagggcgtaCGTAGCCCATTGTAGATTCCAGCCGAGAAGATTAAGGAATTGTGATAGCAACCATGTTACTTGCTAAATTGTGCCTATATCTACTCCAAAACTGGAGGCATTCATCTATTCATTCAAATACTACATATAGTGAGGTTAGCCATGTTATACGCTGCTTACTAAAAGGGGGTTACACCTTCTCTCGCAGGCGTTGGTCAATACGGGATCCTACCAAGCCAGATAAATTATGGCCGATAGGCGCTTTGGATGCTGTCATAGTCAAGGCAATGGCCCGCTTGCTTTGTTTGGAAATGGACTCGATATACCATCTAAATTCCAGAGAGTATGGGGTAGCGAGGGGTGCTAGGTCTTTCTTCGCAAGCGTTTCCCGATGGCCTGAGATGGCTTGGATGGTGAAGTTTTCAATCGTTGAGTGCAGATCAGGGATAGATCACCACCTACTGGGTAATTTTCTTAGAGAGCATCTTGGTGAGGAAAACTCTGGGTTTGTGGATTTGGTTCAGAGATTTTTGGTGCGGGGAAAAAAATACAGATGCCAATCTATAGGTATACCGCAAGACACCTCTATCTCCCAAGTTCTAATCCAATGTTATCTTCACCAGCTTGACAAGATCTTAAAAGAGGTGTGGTACTTCTCCCAAGAGGGAGAACAGCCTTTGAAGGTGTACTATGCTAGGTATGCGGACACAATCTTGTTAGGCATTCCacgaattcaaaatttctttaaTGCCGCTAGAGCTAAAGAGCATGCGCGAACCATACTCAAAAATTATTGCGATAAGTTAGACCTCGATGTCAGCTGGGAGGAGATTACCTCTGAGAAACTTCTCATTTTTCTTGGTGGGAAAAAAAAGTTTTACGTTCTAGGGTTGCTTGTCTCTTTTACAGATAGTGGGGGCATCAAAGTTAGGATTCCTTTAAAGATGTGGGGGAAAAGTATTAGCACTGGTAGACTGGTCCAGGAGTTTAGGGGTGGCCTTAACCGTCTCACAATGGCAAACTTCCTCAAGCTGCTCAATGAACACGTTGAGGCCTACCTACGCACTTCTTTCCAATATCCTCTATCTCAAAATCAAGTCGTTACGCTTTTCCGCTTCTTTCATAGGCTGGTCATTTCAAGAAGCCGCAACTTTGTTCGTCTGACTGGATGTTCGGAAAGTGGGGTACCTGGACTAAACATTAGCCAAGTCCAGGAAAATTAGATTCACTCACTCATAGACAAATTCCAGAGAATCGAGAAAGAGCGAATTCAGGAGGTTTTAGGCTCTCGAGAAGGAAAGACAGAGTAAACGTCTAGGCCCGCCGGCCAAATCAATAGGAAATGCTTGTCAAGTTCTGTTATTTAAAGAATAGGAAGGAAAAGCATGAGGCTGTTAAAAGACACCGGGCCGAAGCAAAAGAAGCAATCGACCTACAAGATTATCTTTCGACTATGAAAAAATTGACTCCGGAACAATTAAACACAGAGATAAAAAACCTTGAGATAAAAATCTTTTCTTTAAAGAACACTTGTGGTTTTTTTGCAATAAGAAGTTTGGCGTTCAAATGCCACTTTTAGAACAAACAACTAACCTCGTTACGAAAGAAGGTGAAGAGGCCTGTGTCCACTACTTAGTTGAGACAATTCTACAAAGCCAAAATAAGGCTTTCACTATTGAGAACCTATGGGTTCTAAAAAAGATTTAGAAAAAAAGGATAAACGCGATGCCATCTCTATGGTCTTGTGTTCTTTCCTCACATTGGGAGTGCCACCCTGATCCCAAAAGAAATTTGTTTGTGCTTAAGCCGTTTCACAGCTCATAAGAAAGAAGAAAAGTAAATCAGAAAAGGTTTTGAGTCTTTCCCTAGAAACACGAGAAGGTGCATTTTGACCAACAAGCCAGAAACGGATCTCGCCGTTGTCATCACACGAGCAAAGCAGCTCAGTTCTCTTGGGGTGGAAATCCAACGAGGTGACTTGATTGAGAGCTGTGACCCACGAAAGTTTGTATAAAGCCACCCCTCTAcaatgaaaaataaataaaaataaatgaaTACATAACTAAATAATAAGCCTAGGTGGCAGGTTCCATAAATGCTATCTGGTAAGGTGTTTATACAAAGGCCGCTAAGGTGGATTACTGGTAAAAGCACAGACCATTTGGTATTGCTGTTGGCCTTTTTTTTCGCTGCGCGCCTGGATTTGGCTATTCCTAAACCCAGAGCGTGGGAAACCCAAGCTACTCGACGCGCATACACGAATTAGGAAGGAGTTTTTTTGGTAAGCAGGATCATCATAAGTCTCTGGTGTGCTAGGCCCGGTATAAGGCTGCAAGATGAAAAGGAGAATGCATTCTTTGAGTACGTAAAAAAGATGAGTGAGGCAAACTTCTTCCCGCGCTTTCTATCTCTATACACACGTGAAAAGGAAGCAGATGCACGGGGTACCAACAATAGAAAGTCGTATCCTTTCTATTTTGCTTCgcaccctttttcttttcttcttttcgtGCTTAAAATAATATCTTTCAGACGGCACACTCTTCGTTCTCGAGCGAATCAATTTCTCGGAACTTAGCCACCGGAATTCTTATCGACCAAAGAGAAGGAGGCCGAAGGTTGAAAGAGACCTATAATTTTTAGGGAAACAAATCTTCCATTTTTATCAGATATAATGAAATGAATCGCTTCGCGCCGAGAAGAGATCCTCGGTATCTAAGGGAGTGGATAAGTATACAATGTAAGTAGTTGATTTTTCCTACACTACACTAGGATATTCAGTCAAATAATAATCTAAAAGAGAGTGTAGATTGGTCGTAGCTACCAACGTGATCCCCGTACTTGGGAGTAAGCCTTCTTTCTGTCGTTCTGTCTTTCGTTTATTATTCCTGTCTGGTGTACTAGTCGGCCACTATGTATACGTGGACTGTTCACCGTTTATATATTCCATGGGTGTACAGGGGAAACAGTAAAAGGCAGGGAATCGGTCATCAATGGACTGCGGAAGAAAAGCCTTTATCGGTGTTAAATAATCTTCTGATAAAAGAAGTGGTATAGTTCCGGCTCATTCCTTCTCTACCAAATATCAGTTAGAAGACCCTGTGTTAAGTTCAATGTAAGTAAAAGTACCTTGGGCAAGTCTTTTACTACAAGAAGACTCAATGCATAAAGTTCAGGGCTCGAAAGTAAAGTTGGTTGAAGCCCTACCTTGCCCAGTTCCAATCGTGGTTGAGTGTGGTTAGGTGCCGCTTATGCTGAACAATCAACTAAAACTCGGGTAAAAATCTTCTAATCGGGAAAAGGAGTAGTGTTCCTTCCGGTCAATCTCATGTGAGACCAACCCTGTTAGATTGCCATAGGTCTTATTTCTTCCGGGTTGTGGGCTAGGGTAGTTCAAGCCTTTCAATCTTAAACAATTTTGGAAATTCTTTAGTCAATCTAAAAATAAAAGCGGCGAGTGCCCCAATTTCTTTCTTGCCTGACACCCGCGACTAAAAGGATTGTGTATCGCATACTTTAAACGAGTACCGATACAGGTAGGATTTGCGCCGCCCTAGCTATTTCTCCCAAGTAAACAAGTCAATCACTTATATGAATCTCCTTGACCCGACTCGACATCTTAACAAAAGTGAAAGAAGACCCCGTACCCACTCTTCTTTCCCCCCCACCTACCCGGTAGTAGGGGCCCCGGTATCTCTTTTCCTATGAGATCCCTACACCACGAAAGAGATTTGCCCCATCtcttttccatttgaattctTGGAGCTTGGCTAAATGCACTTTATCCTAATTATCTTGTTGAGGACTCAATTCTTAAATTCTAAAAATCTTCATTAGGTAGGGTTTCCATCCTTTTATTGAGAAATTGGGCAAAATAGGTACTTTCTATCCCTCTTTGCTGCAAACTCTGAAGTATCATATTTAATGATTTTTTACTATATTCTTCCCCTTTGGGGTTTCGGATTGCAATGCCCGCACTATCTAAAGATCCAAAAAGTATTAGGCCACTTTCTGGGCCAGTTAAATGCCTAAGCTGTGAAAGTAtggatgattttttttcatagATATCATTTGTTAAGTCTAGAAGTTCCTCCGGGCTTAAGTGCTTTTCCTGATACTGCAAAGTGAAATTGAAAGATATCCTTTCTTtttcactcagaggctgcccgGGAGTAGGAGGCCGTGGACTCGGTGATTCCCCCTCATCTGCCGAAGGGCCAGTGGTTGGGGTCTCTCTCTGTATTTCGAACCCACTTCACCGAGCTTAACGCCCTGTGGACTTTTTTTACGAAGGCCTCTCTCGAACAAACTAGCCCGCGTCTTTCTATCGGACTAGACCGAACGAAGTAGCTTGTTCCGTGATCAAAACCATACGCTGCCTGGAGTCACAGGGTATGAATTGAGGTATGTCCTTCGAAGCACCTTAAATGAAAGCCTTTACTTATGCTCCTGGACTCTGGAATCATCACATGATTGAACTCACATAAAGCCGAAGAATCGAACGTTGAAGGCTCATTCATTTGATACCTGCACTTGAGAACGAAAAGGAGGCTTCTGCTTTTTATGATGATCTAGCTATGTCAGTTGGTTCGGGTAATTTACATGTTTCAACGTTCCTTCGATGGCATTTCATCTGGTTCGGTCGATTCACAAATCGTGTGTTCTTTCGGGTTTGAGCTATTCAAAGTCTATCTAGTTCCGATATGTCTTTTATTGGAGCCATAGGCTACTGGTCGTACTGCCTCGGCGGCTGTTCCTTACAAGTGTATTTCCGTTCTATCTAAATTTGGATCGACGCTCTATTGGAAGTTGTTCGTTCGTACTGCCCGAGATGTATATCGATCAGCTATGGATGAAACTGATAGTGTAACTGCCAAATCATCAAAGTAAGGAAATCGATAAGCACGAAGATTTCTCTCAAAGACGAGAATATCATTCAGTCTTGAGAAATGCATATTGTTGTTTTAAGATCAGGATTGTGACAGAAGTCGTCGGCACGGACCTTTCCAGATCCTTTCGCGTGGTGCTTCGGTGCCGAAGTGTTCGGTGGTGGCGATAGAGATGCTGAGGATAGCAGTTCAGTTCCTTAGCTTAGATCCGACTAATTCCCGACTACTTCCTCAAAGAAAGCCTTCCTTCTACGGACTAGGCGGTTACGAGGATGGATTCCTTGACTCTTCCCTGTCTGACTTTCACGCACCTACTTAGGAATGTATTTGTTTCACCCTAGCTAGTTCTGAATTCTTGTACATTCTTCCTGTCGAGGACGGACGGAGAAATCTATAACTTCCCTGCTCTGGTTCTGGGTTTGATAGACCTGTTTATCCGCGGTAGTCGTCGTAAAGACCTGTCTTCAGCCTCGATGCTGTAGAGATTGCGTAGTTCGCCGGCTCCCCATCCTTAAGCAAACACACCTTCCTTTTAGCCAGGGTCATTGAAATTTCATCTTACTTGATCCTTCTAAATCAGCTTGTGCTACTTAATCTAGATTTACGAGATTCTTCCTTCTATTCTAGCTAGGTGGCAGGCCAATACCAATACAACTAAGTTTAGGAGTGGATTTCATTTCGTACCTACGTAGGATTCCCTAACTCATCCTCTTATCCATCCTTTCCTGGACTTTCGTAAGGGGCAATAGCACAAGCAGAGCCTTTATAGAGCAGTTGGATTGCGCCTTAGTCACTAGCATACGTTTTCTTGCTTTGAGCTACTAGCGCGGATTGTTCTGGTTTAGCCCGTGAAATACATGGTGGAGTAATCTTTCCAAGTAGTGTAAGGAGTGTGGAACATAAGAAAACGATATTTATCGCAATTCTTCTTCCACCACTTTGGATTGCCCCCATCAAAGATAGGAAAATCTGGCCTATTGGGTGCCGATCCACTCGATCCTATGCTATGCATTTGTGACCAAGGCGAGGTAAGATCATGAATACAAGATGGCGATGAGTCATGCCAAGTTTGGGGAGTGTTGCTCGTACCCTCATTGCATGTTTTAAAATAGGGCATACTGCCTGTGATTTACTATTGACTTCCAAGTCGACACGAGATTCTATTTCTTTCTCTCTACACTATGTACTTACTTTTCCGGCTATGCGAGAGAGAGACTTTATCTTGGGTCTATAGGCACAAATCCAGTAGAAAATACCAATCCAACTTCCTCCTAAAATCACTTCTAACAGGCGAGCGTGACTTGTGCGCTTTTTCGTTAAATCGAGCAAATGGATTTCCAGCCACTGAGTATCTAGGGTCATTCCCTTTACCAAACATTGGAGTCGCTGCTCGGGTTTTCTCGAAAGCTTTTGCTTTCTTCGGTACTGGTACTTCGGAATCCGGTGCCAAGCTTTCTGATCTCTCTCCGTGAGGATAAAATTCCTAGGATTGATGCTCGATTAGATAGTTGATTTGATTTTCTATTACTAGAGCTTGGCAGTGAAGACAGTGCAGCAGATTTTCGCACTACCGGAATGGGTCCTTATGATTCTCAAAGAATGATGAGGGGCAAGGCTGATACCCCGCAGGTGATGCTATCAACTGTGAAGAGGCTTCGAGGCAAGATCTACAAACGTCTGCCTCGGCTCGCTACCAAACTCGTAAGCAAACAGCGGGACGTGAAGCAAGCCAGCTACAGGTGCTAGACGGCTTTCTCGTCAAAGAGCGTTCTATTTCTAGGGAAGACAGTCTCAATCGGCCGTAAAAGACGGATTAGTTTATAACTTACCCATTTTTCATATACCACCCAACTAGTCACTCATGGGAGGCTTCACTTGTGAACTACAATTCCCGTACTACGTAGTATGATTGGTTGCTCAACTGCCCCTTAAACGAAGAAGACCCCTGGGCCGCCTTACGAAATACTTACTGCTCAAAAGCGAAGAAATGAAAATGCTTTACCTCTCTCTTCCGATGAATCCACTTCACATAAACATAATAAGTGTTTTGGCATGCCAGCAAGTGGTTGATACTTTCGTTATTCCAAATTTACGAAGGGAAGGTTCCGAGGTATCGGAATGTGGTAAGCCAGCTCCACCTAGGGACATCGCCGGACGGTAGGCATCGGTTGCTCTAAAACTTCTCACCTGGTTTTCCTATTGTCTTCTTTCCTTACGAAAGCGGTCAGTAAAGAAAAGCCGAGTCGAGTACAAGAAAAACTAATAGCTTCCTTTCGTTATCTGCATCTGCTTTCCTCAAAAGGTCTAGCTTTGCCA is part of the Panicum virgatum strain AP13 unplaced genomic scaffold, P.virgatum_v5 scaffold_3089, whole genome shotgun sequence genome and harbors:
- the LOC120694099 gene encoding NADH-ubiquinone oxidoreductase chain 2; amino-acid sequence: MIYGSTGATHFDQLAKILTGYEITGARSSGIFMGILFIAVGSLFKITAVPFHMWAPDIYEGSPTPVTAFLSIAPKISISANMSRVSIVASYGGTLQQIFFFCSIASMILGALAAMAQTKVKRPLAHSSIGHVGYIRTGFSCGTIEGIQSLLIGIFIYASMTIDAFAIVPALRQTRVKYIADLGALAKTNPILAMTFSITMFSYAGIPPLAGFCSKFYLFFAALGCGAYFLAPVGVVTSVIGRWAAGRLP